The following coding sequences lie in one Niabella agricola genomic window:
- a CDS encoding quinone-dependent dihydroorotate dehydrogenase, translating into MYHLLRKLYFTFPPERAHYMAMHHLQLFTKNRFGKTIVRSFTDAPVKETRFLNLTFKNPVGLGAGFDKNAVFLNELEALGFGFVEIGTVTPLPQDGNEQPRLFRLPADKALINRMGFNNDGVEKIAQRLEAWRTKKAGSKEPYPLIIGGNIGKNKITPNENAWQDYATCFTRLHPFVDYFVVNVSSPNTPGLRELQDKDALRKILLNLAMINNGKAFAKPILLKIAPDLSQEQIDDVISLALEIKLDGLVATNTTIDRSNLVTPASEVEAIGAGGLSGKPVQQKSTAIVKYITEQTNGAIPIIASGGIFTAADAKEKLAAGASLVQIWTGFIYEGPTIVKNICSQL; encoded by the coding sequence ATGTACCATCTTTTACGCAAGCTTTATTTTACATTTCCTCCCGAACGTGCTCACTATATGGCCATGCACCATTTGCAGCTGTTTACCAAAAACAGGTTTGGGAAAACCATTGTCCGTTCTTTCACCGATGCCCCGGTAAAAGAGACGCGCTTTTTGAACCTCACCTTTAAAAACCCGGTAGGTCTGGGAGCCGGCTTTGATAAGAATGCCGTCTTTTTGAATGAGCTGGAAGCCCTTGGATTTGGTTTCGTGGAGATCGGCACTGTTACGCCGTTGCCGCAGGACGGCAATGAGCAGCCCCGCCTGTTTCGCCTTCCGGCAGACAAAGCACTGATTAACCGGATGGGATTTAACAACGATGGGGTTGAAAAAATTGCGCAACGCCTGGAAGCCTGGCGTACAAAAAAGGCAGGCAGCAAGGAGCCATACCCGCTGATCATCGGGGGCAATATCGGCAAAAATAAGATCACTCCTAATGAAAACGCCTGGCAGGATTATGCCACCTGTTTTACCAGGCTCCATCCTTTTGTTGATTATTTCGTGGTAAATGTGAGCAGCCCCAATACCCCTGGTCTCCGGGAACTGCAGGACAAGGATGCGCTTCGTAAAATTCTGCTGAACCTGGCCATGATCAACAACGGAAAAGCGTTTGCCAAACCCATCCTGCTGAAAATTGCGCCAGACCTCAGCCAGGAGCAGATCGATGATGTTATTTCCCTGGCACTGGAAATTAAGCTCGACGGGTTAGTGGCCACTAATACCACTATCGACCGGAGTAACCTGGTTACGCCTGCGAGTGAAGTGGAGGCCATTGGAGCCGGAGGACTGAGCGGCAAACCCGTGCAGCAAAAAAGCACCGCAATCGTGAAATACATTACCGAGCAAACCAATGGTGCCATCCCGATTATTGCGTCTGGCGGCATTTTTACAGCGGCAGACGCCAAAGAGAAGCTGGCAGCAGGCGCCTCGCTGGTACAGATCTGGACCGGCTTTATCTATGAAGGTCCTACGATTGTAAAAAATATCTGCTCCCAATTATAA
- a CDS encoding DUF4251 domain-containing protein, translating into MKTIHRPLLIFLSAIVMLNACSTQQQATGSSTAVSDAVTARNYTFIATSVFPTEDSRFNPRLLFPNAANLYQLTSRYDVRVTPDSVVAYLPFFGRSYTAPMDPTKGGIKFTSTRFDYKKTQRKSNYEIEITPKDNTEVRSLYLTVAPSGFASLRVLSTNKTPISFNGNVEAN; encoded by the coding sequence ATGAAAACAATACATCGTCCGTTGCTGATCTTTTTGTCAGCAATCGTTATGCTCAACGCCTGCTCCACACAACAGCAAGCAACCGGTTCATCCACCGCAGTATCGGATGCTGTTACCGCGCGTAATTATACATTTATTGCCACCAGTGTTTTCCCAACAGAAGACAGCCGGTTCAACCCCCGGCTCTTGTTTCCTAATGCCGCCAATCTTTACCAGCTCACATCCCGTTATGACGTAAGGGTAACGCCGGATTCGGTGGTTGCCTACCTGCCTTTTTTTGGCCGGTCGTATACAGCACCGATGGATCCGACCAAGGGAGGGATAAAATTCACCTCCACCAGATTCGACTATAAAAAAACACAACGGAAAAGCAATTATGAAATTGAGATCACACCAAAAGACAACACGGAAGTACGGTCGCTCTACCTCACTGTTGCCCCGTCGGGATTCGCCTCTCTTCGTGTGCTCAGCACCAATAAGACGCCTATATCCTTCAACGGGAATGTAGAGGCAAATTAG
- a CDS encoding TerC family protein: MTPIFISTAELFTMDSLISFLILSILEVVLGIDNVIFVSIILNRLHKDSRKKARRVWMVTGILSRCLLLMGLSWLLAQKGKHIIPESWFGKGFDLASIVMLAGGLFLIYKSVKEIHHKLEGEDPSAATQNQKQISFGQAIGQILVIDAVFSFDSVITAGGTAKHIEIMIAAVIVAMTVMFTFSAKISDFIHNHPTIKMLALSFLVMIGVSLIVEGWNSEMAHELHLKNYIYFAMAFSFIVELLNLFMRKKQQQHVVQLNGPVLPKNEEEKTE, translated from the coding sequence ATGACTCCAATATTTATTTCAACTGCTGAGCTGTTTACTATGGATTCACTCATCAGTTTCCTGATCCTTTCGATTTTAGAAGTGGTGCTGGGGATCGATAATGTTATTTTTGTTAGCATCATTCTTAACCGGCTGCACAAAGACTCAAGGAAAAAGGCCCGTCGCGTGTGGATGGTTACCGGTATTTTATCCCGCTGCCTGTTACTGATGGGACTGAGCTGGCTGCTGGCCCAAAAAGGTAAACACATCATTCCGGAATCCTGGTTTGGTAAAGGGTTCGACCTGGCAAGCATTGTTATGCTGGCGGGCGGACTTTTCCTGATTTATAAATCGGTTAAAGAAATTCACCATAAACTGGAAGGTGAAGATCCTTCAGCTGCTACGCAAAACCAAAAACAAATCAGCTTTGGACAGGCCATTGGCCAGATCCTGGTGATTGATGCCGTTTTTTCATTTGACAGTGTCATCACAGCAGGCGGAACCGCCAAACATATCGAGATCATGATTGCTGCCGTAATTGTAGCCATGACCGTGATGTTTACATTCAGCGCAAAAATTTCCGACTTTATCCACAACCATCCCACTATTAAAATGCTGGCACTCTCCTTCCTGGTTATGATTGGCGTGAGCCTGATCGTGGAAGGATGGAATTCAGAAATGGCGCATGAGCTGCATTTAAAGAACTACATTTATTTTGCGATGGCATTTTCTTTTATTGTAGAGTTGCTGAATTTGTTTATGCGGAAAAAACAACAACAGCATGTGGTACAGCTAAACGGCCCGGTATTGCCTAAAAACGAAGAAGAAAAGACAGAATAG
- a CDS encoding IS3 family transposase: MCACFAYSRSAYYKSLKACLKARFKSEQVLDLVMAIRRDQPMIGGKKLYWLLREGLAKSVAGMGRDKFFEILRKRGLLVKRTKKYVRTTDSYHRFYKYKNELRDRVLTGPNQAFVSDITYLRTEQGFLYLFLQMDAWSRKITGWHLSNSLAIEGAVAALKMSLKQCAVTKGVIHHSDRGIQYCCGTYVSLLQKAGMEISMTEQNHCYENACAERVNGILKQEFLLDRTFDNQQEALRAVREAICTYNYRRPHWSLKLAFPAQIHQAA; this comes from the coding sequence TTGTGTGCGTGCTTTGCGTACAGCCGGTCGGCGTATTATAAATCATTAAAAGCATGCCTTAAGGCCCGTTTTAAGAGTGAACAGGTTTTGGATTTAGTGATGGCCATCCGTCGTGATCAGCCGATGATCGGGGGTAAAAAACTCTATTGGCTCTTAAGGGAGGGGCTGGCTAAAAGTGTAGCCGGGATGGGTCGTGATAAGTTCTTTGAGATACTACGCAAGCGGGGTTTACTGGTCAAAAGGACAAAGAAGTACGTGAGGACGACGGACTCTTATCATCGGTTTTACAAGTATAAGAACGAGCTGAGAGACAGGGTATTAACAGGTCCGAATCAGGCTTTTGTCAGTGATATTACCTATTTGAGAACAGAGCAGGGTTTTCTTTATTTGTTTTTGCAGATGGATGCCTGGTCGCGCAAGATCACGGGCTGGCATCTAAGCAATAGCCTGGCCATAGAAGGAGCTGTTGCTGCTCTTAAAATGAGCCTAAAACAATGCGCTGTTACCAAAGGTGTTATTCATCATTCTGACCGGGGCATTCAATATTGCTGTGGGACGTATGTGTCCTTGCTGCAAAAGGCGGGCATGGAAATCAGTATGACCGAACAAAATCATTGTTATGAAAATGCCTGTGCAGAGCGGGTCAATGGTATTTTGAAACAAGAATTTTTGCTGGACAGGACCTTTGATAACCAGCAAGAGGCGTTAAGAGCTGTTAGAGAGGCTATCTGTACTTACAATTACCGTCGTCCGCACTGGTCATTGAAATTAGCCTTTCCCGCCCAGATCCACCAGGCTGCGTAG